A section of the Pseudomonas sp. FP453 genome encodes:
- a CDS encoding TldD/PmbA family protein translates to MFDHHATLKKHFAALRTRAEFFSLRYVRESGHYLAVRKNVAEPPHLNHDEGAMLTVRLNGVEAYAATNDISLVGLQAALERAEQQARLIKPHALLDLRDQPVSSDVADYLSPDLEQAFPSLSDCYQLLGDESAAVPADERLVNWEVSLGLTHVEQIYLNSAGAELRQAQRFVFPGVNVTAYDGHDSQTRTLGGSNFGQQGGFGVISRFGLAGAAPRIADEALQLLLAPNTPNGPRDLLLMPDQMILQIHESIGHPLELDRILGDERNYAGTSFVKASDFGQLQYGSALLNVTFDPEIPEQLASYGHDDDGTAASKQFLIRDGLLLKPLGGALSQFRAGMGGVANSRASSWNRAPIDRMANLNIEAGDQSFEQLVGGIENGILMSTNRSWSIDDARNKFQFGCEWGQLIENGELKGVVKNPNYRAISAQFWRNLSAVGDASTFKVLGTPNCGKGEPNQVIRVGHASPACVFSNVDVFGGDA, encoded by the coding sequence ATGTTCGATCACCACGCCACACTCAAAAAACACTTCGCTGCCCTGCGCACCCGCGCCGAATTCTTCTCCCTGCGCTACGTGCGCGAATCCGGCCACTACCTGGCCGTGCGCAAGAATGTCGCCGAACCGCCGCACCTGAACCACGACGAAGGCGCCATGCTCACCGTGCGTCTCAACGGTGTGGAAGCCTATGCCGCCACCAACGATATTTCCCTCGTTGGCCTGCAAGCCGCCCTTGAGCGCGCCGAGCAACAAGCCCGATTGATCAAACCTCACGCCCTGCTCGACCTGCGCGACCAGCCGGTGTCCAGCGATGTGGCTGATTACCTGTCCCCCGACCTCGAGCAAGCCTTCCCGTCCTTGAGCGACTGCTACCAGCTGCTGGGCGATGAGTCTGCCGCCGTGCCAGCGGACGAGCGCCTGGTGAACTGGGAAGTCAGCCTGGGCCTGACCCACGTCGAACAGATCTACCTCAACAGTGCCGGCGCCGAACTGCGCCAGGCCCAGCGTTTTGTGTTCCCCGGCGTCAACGTCACCGCCTACGACGGCCATGACAGCCAGACCCGCACCCTCGGCGGCAGCAACTTCGGCCAGCAAGGCGGCTTTGGCGTGATCAGCCGCTTCGGCCTGGCCGGCGCCGCGCCGCGCATTGCCGACGAAGCCCTGCAACTGCTGCTGGCGCCGAACACCCCCAACGGCCCGCGCGACCTGCTGCTGATGCCCGACCAGATGATCCTGCAGATCCACGAATCCATCGGCCATCCGCTGGAGCTGGACCGCATCTTGGGCGATGAGCGCAATTACGCCGGCACCAGCTTTGTCAAAGCCAGCGACTTCGGCCAGCTGCAATACGGCTCAGCGCTGCTCAACGTGACCTTCGACCCGGAGATCCCCGAACAGCTCGCCAGCTACGGCCATGACGACGACGGCACTGCCGCCAGCAAACAATTCCTGATCCGCGACGGGCTGTTGCTCAAGCCGTTGGGCGGCGCGTTGTCGCAATTCCGTGCGGGCATGGGCGGCGTCGCCAACAGCCGCGCCAGCAGCTGGAACCGCGCGCCCATCGACCGCATGGCCAACCTGAATATCGAGGCCGGCGACCAGAGTTTCGAACAGCTGGTGGGCGGGATTGAAAACGGCATCCTGATGTCCACCAACCGTTCGTGGTCCATTGATGACGCGCGCAATAAATTCCAGTTCGGCTGCGAGTGGGGCCAGTTGATCGAAAACGGCGAACTGAAAGGCGTGGTGAAAAACCCCAACTACCGGGCGATTTCCGCGCAGTTCTGGCGCAACCTCAGCGCCGTCGGCGATGCCAGCACCTTCAAGGTATTGGGCACGCCGAACTGCGGCAAGGGCGAACCCAACCAGGTGATCCGCGTCGGCCATGCGTCGCCCGCGTGTGTATTCAGCAATGTCGATGTATTTGGGGGAGATGCCTGA
- a CDS encoding TldD/PmbA family protein has product MDNFKALVEWLKQAITDNEQFQLGYADEASEFVRFNHAKVRQAGQVQQASVHLKLINDGRHADLGITLAGEPALDRQRLADGLQQLRETLPLLPQDPYLLLNHNAWQSSNEQAQPLPELAQVLEDISRAAEGVDLVGFYAAGPISRGFASSSGAFGWHQANSFNFDFSLFHANGEAVKASYAGHTWDSREFAARFQQAREQLEFLGRPLHKLAPGQYRAYLAPAALEEIIDLITWGGFSAQAIASKSSALQKLYAGEQSLSPLVTVSEQISGSLSEAFSSEGYPRGDVTLINAGKAAGELINSRSAAEYGMSTNGASSDEAPSALQMAAGSLAQADILKQLGTGLYISNLWYLNYSDLPAARLTGMTRFATFWVEDGEIKAPVSTMRFDDSVYSLLGSQLEALTAERELLLSASTYDQRNTSSNLLPGALVNRLTLTL; this is encoded by the coding sequence ATGGACAACTTCAAGGCACTGGTGGAATGGCTCAAGCAGGCCATCACCGACAACGAGCAATTTCAGCTGGGCTACGCCGATGAAGCGTCCGAGTTCGTGCGCTTCAACCACGCCAAGGTGCGTCAGGCCGGGCAGGTGCAACAAGCCAGCGTCCACCTCAAGCTGATCAACGACGGGCGCCACGCCGACCTCGGCATCACCCTGGCCGGCGAACCGGCACTGGATCGCCAGCGCCTCGCCGATGGCCTGCAACAGTTGCGCGAGACCTTGCCGCTGTTGCCACAAGACCCGTACCTGCTGCTCAACCACAACGCCTGGCAAAGCAGCAACGAACAGGCCCAGCCGCTGCCGGAGCTGGCCCAGGTGCTGGAAGACATCAGCCGCGCCGCCGAAGGCGTGGACCTGGTCGGCTTCTATGCCGCAGGTCCCATCAGCCGTGGCTTTGCCAGTTCGTCGGGGGCATTCGGCTGGCACCAGGCCAATAGTTTCAACTTCGATTTCAGCCTGTTCCACGCCAACGGCGAAGCGGTCAAGGCCAGCTACGCCGGGCACACCTGGGACAGCCGCGAATTTGCCGCGCGCTTCCAGCAAGCCCGCGAGCAGCTTGAATTCCTCGGCCGCCCGCTGCACAAACTGGCGCCGGGTCAGTACCGCGCCTACCTCGCCCCGGCGGCGTTGGAAGAAATCATCGACCTCATCACCTGGGGCGGTTTTTCCGCCCAGGCCATCGCCAGCAAAAGCAGTGCGCTGCAAAAGCTGTATGCCGGCGAACAGTCCCTGAGCCCGCTGGTGACGGTGAGCGAGCAAATCAGCGGTTCCCTGAGCGAAGCGTTTTCCAGCGAAGGCTACCCACGCGGCGACGTGACGCTGATCAACGCCGGCAAGGCCGCAGGCGAGTTGATCAACTCCCGCAGCGCCGCCGAATATGGCATGAGCACCAACGGCGCGAGCAGTGACGAAGCGCCCAGCGCCTTGCAGATGGCGGCAGGCAGCCTGGCCCAGGCCGACATCCTCAAGCAGTTGGGCACCGGCTTGTACATCAGCAACCTGTGGTACCTGAACTACTCCGACCTGCCGGCCGCCCGCCTGACCGGCATGACGCGCTTTGCCACGTTCTGGGTGGAAGACGGCGAGATCAAGGCGCCGGTGAGCACCATGCGCTTTGATGACAGTGTGTACAGCTTGCTGGGTTCGCAGTTGGAAGCGCTGACGGCGGAGCGGGAGTTGCTGTTGTCGGCGAGTACGTACGACCAGCGCAACACTTCCTCCAACTTGCTGCCAGGCGCCTTGGTCAACCGCCTGACCTTGACCCTCTAA
- the dbpA gene encoding ATP-dependent RNA helicase DbpA, whose amino-acid sequence MLANLDSLGYVEMTQIQAQSLPVILKGLDLIAQAKTGSGKTAAFGIGLLNPINPRYFGCQALVMCPTRELADQVAKEIRRLARAEDNIKVLTLCGGVSLGPQIASLEHGAHVIVGTPGRIQQHLRKGSLVLDGLNTLILDEADRMLDMGFYDAIEDIISKTPPRRQTLLFSATYPVSIKQLASKFMRAPQQVKAEAFHSDDQIEQRFYEISPEERMDAVTKVLAHFRPASCVAFCFTKQQVQETVDHLTAKGISAVGLHGDLEQRDRDQVLAMFANRSTSVLVATDVAARGLDIDALDMVINVELARDSEIHIHRVGRTGRAGETGIAISLVAPSEAHRAQAIEQLQKSPLNWDQLDNLKPQSGGPLLPVMSTLCIAAGRKDKVRPGDILGALTGEAGIPGAQVGKIAIFDFQAFVAVERGIAKQALQRLNDGKIKGRSLRVRIL is encoded by the coding sequence ATGTTGGCTAACCTCGACTCGCTGGGTTATGTCGAGATGACGCAGATCCAGGCGCAAAGCTTGCCGGTGATCCTCAAGGGGCTGGACCTGATCGCCCAGGCCAAGACCGGCAGCGGCAAGACCGCCGCCTTCGGCATCGGCCTGTTGAACCCGATCAACCCACGCTACTTCGGCTGCCAGGCCCTGGTGATGTGCCCGACCCGTGAGCTGGCCGACCAGGTCGCCAAGGAAATCCGTCGCCTGGCCCGTGCCGAAGACAATATCAAGGTCCTGACCCTGTGCGGCGGCGTGTCCCTCGGCCCGCAGATCGCCTCGCTGGAACACGGCGCCCACGTCATCGTCGGCACGCCGGGCCGCATCCAGCAGCACCTGCGCAAAGGCTCGCTGGTACTGGACGGCTTGAACACGCTGATCCTCGACGAAGCCGACCGCATGCTCGACATGGGCTTCTACGACGCCATCGAAGACATCATCAGCAAGACCCCGCCACGCCGCCAAACCCTGCTGTTCTCGGCCACCTACCCGGTGAGCATCAAGCAGCTGGCCTCCAAGTTCATGCGCGCGCCGCAGCAAGTGAAGGCCGAAGCGTTCCACTCCGACGACCAGATCGAACAGCGTTTCTACGAGATCTCGCCGGAAGAGCGCATGGACGCCGTGACCAAAGTCCTCGCGCACTTCCGCCCGGCGTCGTGCGTGGCGTTCTGCTTTACCAAGCAGCAAGTGCAGGAAACCGTGGACCACCTGACGGCCAAGGGCATTTCCGCCGTCGGCCTGCACGGCGACCTGGAACAGCGCGACCGTGACCAGGTCCTGGCGATGTTCGCCAACCGCAGCACCTCGGTGCTGGTTGCCACCGACGTGGCGGCACGCGGCCTGGACATTGACGCGCTGGACATGGTGATCAACGTCGAACTGGCCCGCGACTCGGAAATCCACATCCACCGCGTCGGCCGTACTGGCCGTGCCGGTGAGACCGGGATTGCCATCAGCCTGGTTGCCCCGTCCGAAGCACACCGCGCCCAGGCCATCGAGCAACTGCAGAAGTCGCCGCTGAACTGGGACCAACTGGACAACCTCAAGCCGCAAAGCGGTGGTCCGTTGCTGCCGGTGATGAGCACCCTGTGCATTGCTGCCGGGCGTAAAGACAAAGTGCGTCCGGGTGACATCCTCGGTGCACTGACCGGTGAAGCCGGGATTCCGGGGGCGCAGGTGGGCAAGATTGCGATCTTTGACTTCCAGGCGTTTGTGGCCGTGGAACGCGGGATCGCCAAGCAGGCATTGCAGCGTTTGAATGACGGCAAGATCAAGGGCCGCTCGTTGCGCGTGCGCATCCTGTAA
- a CDS encoding NAD(P)/FAD-dependent oxidoreductase, which translates to MRSTEVVIIGAGAAGLMCALTAAGRGRKVMLIDHANKAGKKILMSGGGRCNFTNMYTEPANFLSHNAHFCKSALARYTQWDFIGLVAKHGVPYHEKKLGQLFCDNKSSDILGMLLDECIQVGVSMHLDTSIEEIAKVEGGYQLQTTLGELRCESLVIATGGLSIPTLGATGFGYQVAKQFGHELLPTRAGLVPFTITDQLKDLCGELSGTSVDCLVSCNDQSFRENILFTHRGLSGPAILQISSYWESGDTVEINLLPDHDAHEWLQQQQAERPNSELKTLLGEIFTKKMANLLAETWFVSKPMKQYTHAEIADIAQKLGSWQLVPAGTEGYRTAEVTLGGVDTREVSSKTMESLKSPGLYFIGEVLDVTGHLGGFNFQWAWASGYAAAQYA; encoded by the coding sequence GTGCGCTCGACCGAAGTTGTGATCATTGGCGCCGGCGCCGCAGGCTTGATGTGCGCACTGACCGCCGCCGGGCGTGGGCGCAAGGTGATGTTGATCGACCACGCGAACAAGGCCGGCAAGAAGATCCTCATGTCCGGCGGTGGCCGCTGCAATTTCACCAACATGTACACCGAGCCTGCCAACTTCCTCTCGCACAACGCGCACTTCTGCAAATCCGCCCTCGCCCGCTACACCCAATGGGATTTCATCGGGCTGGTGGCCAAGCACGGCGTGCCGTACCACGAGAAGAAACTCGGCCAGCTGTTCTGCGATAACAAATCCAGCGACATCCTCGGCATGCTGCTCGACGAGTGCATCCAGGTCGGCGTGAGCATGCACCTGGACACGTCCATCGAGGAAATCGCCAAAGTCGAAGGCGGCTATCAGTTGCAGACCACCTTGGGTGAACTGCGCTGCGAATCCCTGGTAATCGCCACCGGCGGCCTGTCGATTCCGACACTGGGCGCGACCGGTTTTGGTTATCAGGTGGCCAAGCAATTCGGCCACGAACTGCTGCCGACCCGCGCAGGTCTTGTGCCGTTCACCATCACCGACCAGCTCAAGGATTTGTGTGGCGAGTTGAGCGGCACCTCGGTGGATTGCCTGGTGAGCTGCAACGACCAGAGCTTTCGCGAGAACATCCTGTTTACCCACCGGGGCTTGAGCGGGCCGGCGATCCTGCAGATTTCTTCGTACTGGGAATCCGGCGACACGGTGGAGATCAACCTGCTGCCCGACCACGACGCCCACGAGTGGCTGCAACAGCAACAGGCCGAACGCCCGAACAGCGAGCTGAAAACCCTGCTGGGGGAGATCTTCACCAAGAAGATGGCCAACCTGCTGGCGGAAACCTGGTTTGTGTCCAAGCCGATGAAGCAGTACACCCATGCGGAGATTGCCGACATTGCGCAGAAACTCGGCAGTTGGCAGTTGGTGCCGGCGGGCACCGAAGGCTATCGCACGGCTGAAGTGACGCTGGGTGGGGTGGATACGCGGGAAGTGTCGTCCAAGACCATGGAATCGCTGAAAAGCCCTGGCTTGTACTTTATTGGCGAAGTGCTGGATGTGACCGGTCACCTGGGCGGGTTCAACTTCCAGTGGGCGTGGGCTTCAGGCTACGCCGCCGCGCAATACGCCTGA
- the yccS gene encoding YccS family putative transporter — MSSTSFKQSLRRLWALDKFSYSIRVFIALTGSMALCWYQDEMTLLIPLFLGIIASALAETDDSWQGRLNALAVTLVCFSIAALSVELLFPYPWIFAISLALATFCLTMLGALGERYGAIASATLILSVYTMIGVDQRGGAVSDFWHEPLLLVAGAAWYGALSVLWQALFSNQPVQQSLARLFRELGRYLKLKSSLFEPIRQLDVEARRLELAQQNGRVVAALNAAKEIILHRVGNGRPGSKVSRYLKLYFLAQDIHERASSSHYPYNALAEAFFHSDVLFRCQRLLRQQGKACQTLAESIQLRQPFIYDDSFAEALGDLNASLEHLRIQSNPAWRGLLRSLRALAANLSTLDRLLGDASNPDRLAEATDSNLLDRAPRNLKEMWTRLRTQMTPTSLLFRHALRLSLALTVGYGMLHAIHASQGYWIILTTLFVCQPNYGATRRKLGQRIIGTAIGLTVAWALFDLFPSPLVQSMFAIAAGLVFFINRTTRYTLATAAITLMVLFCFNQVGDGYGLFLPRLFDTLLGSLIAGLAVFLFLPDWQGRRLNKVLANTLTCNSIYLRQIMQQYAAGKSDDLAYRLARRNAHNADAALSTTLANMLMEPGHFRKEADVGFRFLVLSHTLLSYLSGLGAHRETQLPAEVREHLIDGAGNTLAASIDEIATGLANKQPIAIQSDAEEALAAELEQMPDEIDEGQRLVQTQLALICRQLGPLRTLAAHLIKETGEA; from the coding sequence ATGTCATCGACCTCGTTCAAGCAGTCCCTGCGCCGTCTCTGGGCGCTGGATAAATTCAGCTACAGCATCCGGGTATTCATCGCCCTTACCGGCAGCATGGCGCTGTGCTGGTATCAGGATGAGATGACGCTGCTGATCCCGCTGTTCCTGGGGATTATCGCCAGCGCCCTGGCCGAGACCGATGACAGTTGGCAAGGCCGTCTCAACGCCCTGGCCGTGACGCTGGTGTGTTTCAGCATTGCCGCGCTGTCGGTGGAGCTGCTGTTCCCCTACCCGTGGATTTTCGCGATCTCCCTGGCCCTGGCCACCTTCTGCCTGACCATGCTCGGTGCCTTGGGCGAGCGATATGGCGCGATTGCCTCGGCGACGTTGATCCTCTCGGTGTACACCATGATCGGCGTGGACCAGCGCGGTGGCGCGGTCTCGGATTTCTGGCATGAGCCGCTGCTGCTGGTGGCCGGCGCCGCGTGGTATGGCGCCTTGTCGGTGCTGTGGCAGGCGCTGTTTTCCAACCAGCCGGTGCAGCAGAGCCTGGCGCGCTTGTTCCGCGAATTGGGGCGTTACCTCAAGCTCAAATCCTCGCTGTTCGAACCGATCCGCCAGTTGGATGTGGAAGCGCGCCGCCTGGAACTGGCGCAGCAAAATGGGCGGGTTGTGGCTGCACTGAATGCCGCGAAGGAAATCATCCTGCACCGCGTGGGCAATGGACGACCGGGCTCGAAGGTCAGTCGCTACCTCAAGCTGTACTTCCTCGCCCAGGACATCCACGAACGCGCCAGCTCGTCGCACTACCCTTACAACGCCCTGGCCGAAGCCTTCTTCCACAGCGACGTGCTGTTCCGCTGCCAGCGCCTGCTGCGCCAGCAGGGCAAGGCCTGCCAGACCCTGGCCGAGTCGATCCAACTGCGCCAGCCGTTCATCTACGACGACAGCTTCGCCGAAGCCCTCGGCGACCTCAACGCGTCCCTGGAACACCTGCGTATCCAGAGCAACCCGGCGTGGCGCGGGCTCCTGCGTTCGTTGCGCGCGCTGGCGGCCAACCTGTCCACGCTGGACCGCCTGCTGGGCGATGCGAGCAACCCCGACCGCCTGGCGGAAGCCACCGACAGCAACCTGCTGGACCGCGCCCCGCGCAACCTCAAGGAAATGTGGACGCGCCTGCGCACGCAGATGACGCCGACGTCGCTGCTGTTTCGCCATGCGCTGCGTCTGTCCCTGGCGTTGACCGTCGGCTACGGCATGCTGCATGCGATCCATGCGTCCCAGGGCTACTGGATCATCCTCACCACGTTGTTCGTCTGCCAACCGAACTACGGCGCCACGCGGCGCAAGCTCGGCCAGCGGATCATCGGCACCGCCATCGGCCTCACCGTGGCCTGGGCGCTGTTCGACCTGTTCCCGAGCCCCTTGGTGCAGTCGATGTTCGCCATCGCCGCTGGCCTGGTGTTCTTTATCAACCGCACCACCCGCTACACCCTGGCCACGGCGGCGATCACCCTGATGGTGCTGTTCTGCTTCAACCAGGTCGGTGATGGCTACGGTTTATTCCTGCCACGGTTGTTCGATACCTTGCTCGGCAGCCTGATCGCCGGCCTGGCGGTGTTCCTGTTCCTGCCCGACTGGCAAGGCCGGCGCCTGAACAAAGTGCTGGCCAATACCCTGACCTGCAACAGCATCTACCTGCGCCAGATCATGCAGCAATACGCCGCCGGCAAAAGCGACGACCTCGCCTACCGCCTGGCGCGACGCAACGCGCACAACGCCGATGCGGCGCTGTCCACGACCCTGGCAAACATGCTGATGGAACCGGGGCACTTCCGTAAGGAGGCCGATGTGGGCTTCCGCTTCCTGGTGTTGTCCCACACCTTGCTCAGCTACTTGTCGGGGCTCGGCGCCCACCGTGAAACCCAGTTGCCGGCGGAGGTGCGTGAGCATCTGATCGATGGCGCGGGGAATACGTTGGCGGCGAGCATCGATGAGATCGCCACGGGGCTGGCAAACAAGCAGCCGATTGCGATTCAGAGTGACGCCGAGGAAGCACTGGCGGCGGAGCTGGAGCAGATGCCGGATGAGATCGATGAAGGGCAGCGGTTGGTGCAGACGCAGTTGGCGTTGATTTGTCGGCAGTTGGGGCCGTTGCGGACTCTGGCCGCGCATTTGATCAAAGAGACGGGCGAGGCTTAG
- a CDS encoding ABC transporter substrate-binding protein — translation MPRLFRAVALIGVLLLAQPAFAQRLRLVADAWPPFTDATLINGGLATDIVSTALARAGYASDFEQVPWARALMGVGDGRYDVLVNAWYDDARTHLGQFSGEYLLNRVRFIKRRDDPIDFKNLAQLHDYPIAVVRGYAYSAAFDGDVQLQKVPVHNFSMAVRMLAAQRVRLTVEDEYVARYYLSRESAKVRNAVEFLPTPLSENSLHILVSLKNPEHAQIVAGFDREIARMKDDGSYARLMKAHGM, via the coding sequence ATGCCGCGATTGTTTCGTGCCGTTGCTTTGATTGGAGTGTTGTTGCTGGCCCAGCCGGCGTTCGCCCAGCGTTTACGCCTGGTCGCGGATGCCTGGCCACCCTTTACCGATGCCACCTTGATCAATGGCGGCCTGGCCACCGACATCGTCAGCACCGCCCTGGCCCGCGCGGGCTACGCCAGTGACTTCGAACAGGTGCCCTGGGCCCGGGCGCTGATGGGCGTGGGCGACGGGCGTTATGACGTGCTGGTCAACGCCTGGTACGACGATGCCCGCACGCACCTGGGGCAGTTTTCCGGCGAATACCTGCTGAACCGCGTGCGTTTTATCAAGCGCCGTGACGATCCCATCGACTTCAAAAACCTGGCGCAGTTGCACGACTACCCGATTGCGGTGGTGCGCGGTTACGCCTATTCGGCGGCGTTCGACGGCGATGTGCAGTTGCAGAAGGTGCCTGTGCACAACTTCTCCATGGCCGTGCGCATGCTCGCGGCGCAGCGGGTGCGGCTGACGGTGGAGGATGAATATGTGGCGCGGTATTACCTGTCACGTGAGTCGGCCAAGGTGCGCAATGCGGTGGAGTTTTTACCGACGCCGTTGAGTGAAAACAGCCTGCATATTCTGGTGAGCCTGAAGAACCCGGAGCATGCGCAGATCGTGGCCGGGTTTGATCGGGAGATTGCGCGGATGAAGGATGATGGCAGTTATGCGCGGTTGATGAAGGCGCATGGGATGTAG
- a CDS encoding GNAT family N-acetyltransferase: MTVDWVCKHHTDLGKEQLYAILRLRGEVFVVEQKCVYQDIDGQDLDGDTHHLMAWQDDQLVAYLRLLDPESQGGDVVIGRVIVAPVARGTGLGHLMMEETLKRIEDIWPETPIFLSAQAHLQGYYGRYGFVVAGEEYLEDDIPHIGMRRV; this comes from the coding sequence ATGACAGTCGATTGGGTCTGCAAACATCACACTGACCTGGGCAAGGAGCAGCTGTACGCCATCCTGCGCCTGCGCGGCGAGGTGTTCGTCGTTGAGCAGAAGTGCGTCTATCAAGACATCGACGGGCAGGACCTGGACGGCGACACCCACCACCTGATGGCCTGGCAGGATGACCAGCTGGTGGCCTACCTGCGCCTGCTGGACCCGGAGTCCCAGGGCGGTGACGTGGTGATTGGCCGGGTGATCGTGGCGCCGGTGGCGCGCGGCACCGGGCTGGGGCATCTGATGATGGAAGAGACGCTCAAGCGCATTGAAGATATCTGGCCCGAGACGCCGATCTTTCTGTCGGCCCAGGCGCATTTGCAGGGGTATTACGGGCGGTATGGGTTTGTGGTGGCGGGGGAAGAGTATCTGGAGGATGACATTCCACATATTGGTATGCGGCGGGTTTGA
- a CDS encoding helix-turn-helix domain-containing protein: protein MDVSKTKSSFYRRLYVAYLIDSGLASNVPALTDVTGMPRRTAQDTIAALADLDIVCEFEQEDGARNHAGQYRIRSWGAIDRGWIAANLASVKQVLGYP, encoded by the coding sequence ATGGATGTGAGCAAGACCAAGAGCAGCTTCTACCGCCGCCTGTATGTGGCGTATCTGATCGACAGCGGCCTGGCCAGCAACGTGCCGGCGCTGACCGACGTGACCGGCATGCCCCGGCGCACGGCGCAGGACACGATTGCGGCGTTGGCGGACTTGGACATCGTGTGTGAGTTCGAGCAGGAAGACGGTGCGCGCAACCATGCGGGGCAGTATCGGATTCGCAGCTGGGGGGCGATTGATCGGGGGTGGATTGCGGCGAATCTGGCTTCGGTGAAGCAGGTGTTGGGGTATCCCTGA
- a CDS encoding M48 family metallopeptidase, with product MTALKYLQAYPAALQEQVRQLIAKDQLGAYLEQRYPERHAVQSDKALYAYALALKQEHLRNAPAIDKVLFDNRLDLTHRALGLHTTISRVQGGNLKSKKEIRIAALFKDAAPEFLRMIVVHELAHFKESDHNKAFYKLCDYMMPGYHQVEFDLRVYLTYRDLQGKP from the coding sequence ATGACCGCGCTGAAATACCTCCAGGCCTATCCCGCTGCGCTCCAGGAGCAGGTGCGCCAATTGATCGCCAAAGACCAATTGGGCGCCTACCTGGAGCAGCGTTACCCCGAGCGCCACGCCGTGCAAAGCGACAAGGCCCTGTACGCCTACGCGCTGGCCTTGAAGCAGGAACACCTGCGCAACGCGCCGGCCATCGACAAAGTGCTGTTCGATAACCGCCTCGACCTGACCCACCGCGCCCTCGGCCTGCACACCACGATTTCACGGGTGCAGGGCGGCAATCTCAAATCCAAGAAAGAGATCCGCATTGCCGCGCTGTTCAAGGACGCGGCGCCGGAGTTCCTGCGCATGATCGTGGTACACGAGCTGGCGCACTTCAAGGAATCGGACCACAACAAGGCGTTCTATAAACTCTGCGACTACATGATGCCGGGCTACCATCAGGTGGAATTCGACCTGCGGGTGTACCTCACGTATCGCGACCTGCAAGGCAAACCCTGA